The Cataglyphis hispanica isolate Lineage 1 chromosome 5, ULB_Chis1_1.0, whole genome shotgun sequence genome has a segment encoding these proteins:
- the LOC126849907 gene encoding myosin regulatory light chain sqh has product MSSRKTAGRRATTKKRAQRATSNVFAMFDQAQIAEFKEAFNMIDQNHDGFIDKEDLHDMLASLGKNPTDDYLEAMMNEAPGPINFTMFLTLFGERLQGTDPEDVIKNAFGCFDEENTGHINEERLRELLTTMGDRFTDDDVDEMYREAPIKGSMFDYLEFTRILKHGAKDKDEQ; this is encoded by the exons ATGTCTTCCCGCAAAACTGCTGGACGCCGTGCCACTACGAAAAAACGCGCTCAACGTGCGACGTCAAATGTCTTTGCGATGTTTGACCAGGCACAGATTGCTGAATTCAAAGAAGCTTTCAACATGATCGATCAGAATCACGATGGATTCATTGACAAGGAGGATTTGCACGACATGCTTGCCTCTCTGG GTAAGAATCCTACTGATGACTATTTGGAGGCAATGATGAACGAAGCACCTGGACCTATCAACTTTACAATGTTTTTGACATTGTTTGGAGAGAGATTGCAAGGAACTGATCCTGAAGATGTAATTAAGAATGCCTTTGGTTGTTTTGATGAGGAAAATACTGGTCATATAAATGAGGAGCGCCTTCGCGAATTGCTTACAACAATGGGTGACAG GTTTACGGATGATGATGTAGACGAAATGTACCGTGAAGCACCGATCAAAGGCTCGATGTTCGACTATCTAGAGTTTACTCGAATCCTAAAGCACGGCGCGAAGGATAAGGATGAGCAGTAG